The following coding sequences are from one Scomber japonicus isolate fScoJap1 chromosome 3, fScoJap1.pri, whole genome shotgun sequence window:
- the myorg gene encoding myogenesis-regulating glycosidase encodes MYQVVPGGAGGTITDVIPKQKHNKDTRPLVGAGVIGLVLVIAAVTAWCYYIASLRKAELLKTQLLDLNKDGYIIRNQGGSIVFRMDFRSGTLDLDSCSKEGEMLSCERTTDRKLNFFIETVRPKDTVQCYRVRWEELVPDIPVEHAMTYKFAHWYGGAVSAIQHWPISISGQQAPKPFVTSDIYSNRNEFGGILESYWLSSNATAIKINNSVPFHLGWNNTEKTMYFQARYNDSPFKPNPGEAPCAELSYRVCVGLDVTSIHKYMVRRYFNKPNKVPAKAMFQHPIWSTWALHKTNIDQEKLLTYAANIRKYDFNCSHLELDDRYSSRYGEFEFDTTKFPNASAMFQKLKSDGFLMSLWIHPFVNYDSENFHTCVERGLFVREPTGRLPALVRWWNGIGGILDFTNPEARDWFSSQLRSLRSKYGVSSFKFDAGETNYLPWKFSTRTPIRDPSFFTRRYTEMAIPYNDRAELRSGYQSQNISCFFRPIDRDSVWGYELGLKSLIPTVLTISILGYQFILPDMIGGNAYLNRTDGNHALPDRELYIRWLELSAFMPSMQFSIPPWEYDNEVIEIARKYTDLHQSIVAPRVLELAGEVLDTGDPIIRPLWWIATGDETAYKIDSQFLIGDDLMVAPVLEPGKQERDIYLPAGRWRSYKGERFDIKEPLHLTDYPVDLDEIAYFVWV; translated from the exons atGTACCAAGTTGTACCAGGAGGAGCGGGAGGCACAATTACAGATGTTATCCCcaagcagaaacacaacaaGGACACTCGACCCTTAGTCGGAGCTGGAGTAATCGGCCTTGTGCTGGTGATTGCAGCAGTGACTGCATGGTGTTATTACATAGCCTCTCTACGCAAAGCTGAGCTGCTTAAGACTCAGCTGCTGGATCTGAATAAAGATGGCTACATTATCCGCAACCAGGGAGGGTCTATTGTTTTCAGAATGGATTTCAG GTCAGGGACATTGGATTTGGATTCTTGCTCTAAAGAAGGGGAGATGCTGAGCTGTGAACGCACCACTGACAGAAAACTGAATTTCTTCATCGAGACAGTGCGACCCAAAGACACAGTACAATGCTACCGTGTGCGTTGGGAGGAATTGGTTCCTGACATACCTGTTGAGCATGCCATGACATACAAGTTCGCACACTGGTATGGTGGCGCAGTGTCAGCAATTCAGCACTGGCCTATTTCCATCTCTGGCCAACAGGCTCCCAAACCTTTTGTTACAAGTGATATTTACTCAAACCGCAATGAATTTGGTGGAATTTTGGAGAGTTATTGGCTTTCATCCAATGCTACGGCCATCAAGATCAATAATTCTGTGCCCTTCCACCTGGGCTGGAACAACACAGAGAAGACTATGTATTTCCAGGCACGATACAATGACAGTCCCTTCAAGCCAAACCCAGGGGAGGCTCCATGTGCTGAACTTAGCTACAGAGTATGTGTGGGCTTGGACGTGACATCCATACACAAGTACATGGTCCGGAGATACttcaacaaaccaaacaaagtgCCAGCCAAAGCCATGTTTCAACATCCTATTTGGTCCACTTGGGCATTGCATAAGACTAACATTGATCAAGAGAAACTTTTGACATATGCTGCCAACATACGCAAGTATGACTTTAACTGCAGCCACCTGGAATTAGATGACCGCTACTCCAGCCGCTACGGGGAATTTGAGTTCGACACAACAAAGTTCCCCAATGCCTCAGCTATGTTCCAAAAGCTGAAATCAGATGGATTTCTTATGTCACTCTGGATTCACCCTTTTGTTAACTATGACTCTGAAAACTTCCATACCTGTGTAGAGAGGGGGCTGTTTGTCCGAGAGCCAACAGGCCGGCTGCCGGCCTTGGTGCGCTGGTGGAATGGTATTGGTGGCATTTTGGACTTCACAAATCCAGAAGCTCGTGATTGGTTTTCCTCACAGCTGCGTTCCCTGCGCTCAAAGTATGGAGTGTCATCTTTTAAATTTGATGCAGGTGAGACCAACTACTTACCATGGAAATTCAGTACCAGAACTCCCATTCGGGACCCAAGTTTTTTCACAAGACGTTATACTGAGATGGCCATTCCCTATAATGATAGAGCTGAGCTGCGTAGTGGCTACCAGTCTCAGAACATATCTTGCTTCTTCAGACCTATCGACAGGGACTCAGTGTGGGGCTATGAGTTGGGGCTCAAATCTCTTATTCCCACAGTGCTCACCATCAGCATTCTTGGCTATCAGTTTATTCTACCTGACATGATCGGAGGGAATGCCTATCTGAACCGCACTGATGGAAATCATGCATTGCCTGATCGAGAACTCTATATCCGCTGGCTGGAGCTGTCAGCCTTCATGCCCTCTATGCAATTTTCTATTCCACCATGGGAGTATGACAATGAGGTGATTGAAATTGCACGGAAATACACAGATCTCCATCAGAGCATTGTGGCACCACGGGTCCTGGAGCTGGCTGGTGAGGTGCTGGACACCGGGGACCCAATCATACGGCCTCTGTGGTGGATTGCCACAGGTGATGAGACAGCCTATAAAATAGACTCCCAGTTTCTGATTGGGGATGACCTCATGGTAGCACCCGTTTTAGAGCCTGGAAAGCAAGAGCGTGATATCTACCTACCAGCTGGCCGTTGGAGAAGCTACAAGGGAGAGAGATTTGATATCAAGGAGCCACTGCACCTCACAGACTATCCTGTAGACCTGGATGAAATTGCTTACTTTGTTTGGGTGTAA